A genomic window from Ignavibacteria bacterium includes:
- a CDS encoding site-2 protease family protein yields MDLKSYAENIYIIPILIFSVVIHEMAHAWVALKCGDTTAKDLGRITLNPIPHIDLFGSIIIPLFSILATGRVFIAWAKPVPIDPRNFRNFKRDDTLVTIAGPISNLLIAFLCVVFTVALYYIISAANPAEGSFFFEFLNYMLKMFYAGIILNVSLAVFNMIPIPPLDGSHVLANILPDELAMRYRSIGFMGIFIILALFNFVPGFSQVFISIITFVARPYLNLVDLFIR; encoded by the coding sequence ATGGACCTGAAGTCATATGCCGAAAATATATATATAATCCCCATACTGATCTTTTCTGTAGTAATACATGAAATGGCTCACGCATGGGTAGCGCTTAAATGCGGTGATACCACCGCAAAAGATCTTGGCAGAATAACGCTGAATCCGATACCGCATATAGATCTTTTCGGTTCGATAATTATTCCCTTATTTTCAATATTAGCAACCGGAAGGGTTTTTATAGCATGGGCAAAGCCCGTACCCATCGATCCCAGGAATTTCAGGAATTTCAAACGGGATGATACACTGGTAACAATTGCGGGACCGATAAGCAACCTGCTGATAGCTTTTTTATGTGTGGTTTTTACAGTGGCTCTTTATTATATAATTTCGGCAGCTAATCCTGCTGAGGGTTCCTTCTTCTTTGAATTTTTGAATTACATGCTGAAGATGTTTTATGCGGGTATAATACTGAATGTTTCGCTTGCTGTATTTAACATGATACCTATTCCGCCGCTTGACGGTTCTCACGTACTGGCTAACATCCTTCCCGATGAGCTGGCAATGCGCTACCGCAGTATCGGCTTTATGGGAATTTTCATAATACTGGCTTTGTTTAATTTTGTACCGGGATTCTCCCAGGTATTTATATCAATAATAACATTTGTGGCAAGGCCATATCTTAACTTAGTTGATCTTTTTATAAGATGA
- a CDS encoding DUF1232 domain-containing protein, giving the protein MKNKYEISETEEIALLKDYYPERPLSEKEAGELNQSVEKKIASSKKSIFKILSHLKALKRYMLDHDVKWYRKSVVVAALLYFITPVDAMPDFAPLLGYLDDIGVIGWTIKFLGDEINSYYE; this is encoded by the coding sequence ATGAAAAATAAATATGAAATATCAGAAACGGAAGAAATTGCTCTTCTGAAAGATTATTACCCTGAGAGGCCGCTTTCAGAAAAGGAAGCCGGCGAATTAAACCAGAGTGTTGAGAAAAAGATCGCTTCCAGCAAAAAAAGTATCTTTAAGATCTTAAGCCATCTTAAGGCTTTAAAAAGATATATGCTTGACCATGATGTAAAGTGGTACAGAAAATCTGTGGTGGTTGCTGCGCTGCTGTATTTTATAACGCCGGTTGACGCGATGCCTGATTTTGCTCCGCTGCTTGGTTACCTTGATGATATCGGGGTTATAGGGTGGACTATCAAATTTCTTGGTGATGAGATAAATTCGTATTACGAATAA
- a CDS encoding glycosyltransferase yields MDLIVNIILGVYLLVHFILLIGLLVNSRKASRSSFEPKVSIIICAKDEEASIEECIKSLLRLNYPAGKTEAILVNDRSTDRTKEIMLSYTANNPSLKYLEITEEHTHTKLKGKTNALAQALKSATGEVIFTTDADIEINPNWLRRMLDYYDDKTGVAAGYSVIEPKGIFSSLQSADWLYLLSVASGGDGAGIPISCVGNNMSYRREAYDEIGGYEKIRFSITEDFLLLQKIHKDSSYKRTVFPVDDETKNVTLPCGDLTTLFRQKKRWALGGMGEFNLGIVIGVLSWLCGAVILGGWAFLPLSSWLFFIGVKLIFDSIFLFPAIKEFRMFKVYIFMPLFEFYFAVYVIITSLLVVMGRKVVWKNQKI; encoded by the coding sequence ATGGATTTAATCGTAAATATAATTCTTGGCGTTTACCTGCTGGTGCATTTTATTTTGCTGATCGGGCTGCTTGTAAATTCACGCAAGGCTTCACGATCTTCATTTGAGCCAAAGGTTTCAATTATTATCTGCGCTAAAGACGAAGAAGCAAGCATAGAAGAATGTATAAAATCACTGCTGCGGCTGAATTACCCTGCCGGAAAGACCGAAGCTATACTTGTTAATGACCGTTCAACAGACAGAACGAAAGAAATTATGCTTTCCTATACTGCAAATAACCCTTCACTTAAGTATCTTGAAATCACTGAAGAACATACCCATACCAAGCTTAAAGGCAAAACCAATGCTCTGGCACAGGCTTTAAAATCCGCCACCGGTGAAGTAATTTTTACAACGGATGCCGATATTGAAATAAATCCAAACTGGTTAAGAAGAATGCTGGATTATTATGACGATAAAACCGGTGTTGCTGCCGGTTATTCTGTAATAGAGCCCAAAGGCATTTTTTCTTCGCTGCAGTCAGCTGACTGGCTTTACCTGCTCTCGGTAGCTTCCGGGGGTGATGGAGCCGGGATTCCTATCAGCTGTGTAGGTAACAATATGTCTTACCGCAGGGAAGCATACGATGAAATAGGCGGATATGAAAAAATCAGATTTTCTATTACTGAAGATTTCCTGCTGCTGCAGAAAATTCACAAGGATTCATCTTATAAAAGAACTGTTTTCCCGGTTGATGATGAAACTAAAAATGTGACACTGCCATGCGGTGATTTAACGACATTATTCAGGCAGAAAAAACGCTGGGCACTCGGCGGCATGGGTGAATTCAACTTGGGAATAGTTATCGGGGTGCTTTCATGGCTGTGCGGTGCTGTGATTTTAGGCGGCTGGGCATTTCTGCCGCTTAGCAGCTGGCTGTTTTTCATAGGGGTGAAGTTAATTTTTGATAGTATTTTTCTTTTCCCGGCAATTAAGGAATTCAGGATGTTTAAGGTTTATATCTTTATGCCGCTGTTTGAATTTTATTTTGCTGTTTATGTAATTATCACTTCTTTGCTGGTTGTTATGGGCAGAAAAGTGGTATGGAAAAACCAAAAGATCTGA